Genomic DNA from Candidatus Kaiserbacteria bacterium:
AACATTCGATACAGGAATCGGCATTGGTTTCTCAATGATTTGTCCCAGTGTGCCGCGGCGCTTTGCCTTTTGGTGGCGTTTCGAGATATTTACTCCCTCTATAAGCACCTTCATTTGACGCGGAAAACTAATCATCACTTTCCCTTCCTTTCCCTTATCCTTTCCTGCGGTTACCAAAACGGTATCTCCTTTTTTTATTTTCATATAGATAACATTAGATATCGTTTATACCACCTCAGGTGCGAGTGAGACAATCTTCTGGTAACCTGCTTCACCTAATTCGCGTGGAATAGGGCCAAACACACGGTTTGCCTTTGGTTCCTTCTTTTCCTTGTCGACCAAGACAACTGCATTGTCGTCAAAACTGACATACGAACCATCTTTGCGCCTGAATGGCTTTACCTGGCGAACCACTACTCCGTACACAATATCCTTCTTCTTCACAGGCTTTCGTGGTTCTGCTGTTTGTACGGAAAGCACCACGAGTTCGCCGAGTTCTGCGGTGCGCTTCTTTGAGCCGCCGAGTACCTTAAATACACGACCAATCTTTCCTCCTGAGTTGTCAGTAATTTTGACAATTGATTGTGGTTGAATCATACGTAAATATTTAGCGCGATTAACCCTTTACGAGCTCAAAGTGCTTTCGCTTTGAGAGTGGACGTGTCTCGCGGATTTCGACTAAATCCCCTTCCTTTGCAGTATTACCCTTATCATCAACGAGGTACTTTTTGGTACGACGCATGAACTTCTTGTATTTTGGGTGCATAACGTAACGCTCAACAGCGACCGTGATGGTGTCCGTCATTTTTATGGAAACCACAGTCCCACGGAGAACGCGTCCTCCGGCGAGTGTTGTTTCTGTTGTTGTTTCTGTTGCCATATTATTTATAGAGGACTAGTTATGCTTTTGCCCGAGTGCGAAGTTCAGTGAGTGCTTGTGCAATTTCGTGTCGGATTGCCCGAATTGAACGAGTATTGCGCATGCCACTTCCAGTCACTCCAAATCGGAGTTTACGGAGTTCCTCTCGCTTTTCGTTGATAAATTGTACAAGGTCTCCGTCAGTCTTCTTTTGTAATTCAGTCATAGTCATACGATTACACAGTAGTTTCTTCACGGGTAACGACCTTTGCCTTGAGCGGAAGTTTTGCGGCTGCCTTTCTGAGTGCCTCACGCGCTACGACCTCGCTTACACCGTCAATCTCAAAGAGAATACGACCTGGGCGTACATCAAACATGTAATGATCCAAATCTCCCTTTCCCTTACCCATTGGTACTTCTGCTGCCTTTTTGGTAACTGGCTTGTCAGGGAAAATACGAATCCAAATCTTTCCCGTCTTTCCGAGTGTACGTGAAATCACGCGTCGCGCAGCTTCAATTTGGTTGCTCTTTACACGAGACTGTGTCTGAGCCTTGAGTCCGAATGCACCAAAGGCTACCGTGATACCACGTGTCTCTGGAGCGTTGAGGCGATCAGGATGCTTGCGCCCTGTCTGCCACTTTCGGTGTTTTACTTTTTTAGGAAATAACATACGCGAATTGATTATGCTTGATTACGTGTTCGACGCTCTCTCTGAGCAGTGCTTCTCTCGTCAGTATTTGCGGTTCGGTCTGCAAAAATATCTCCGCGGTAAATCCATACCTTTACACCGATAGCGCCGTATGGAAGGGTTGCGGTCTCGCGTGAAAAGTCGATGTCAGCGCGCAAGGTCTGGAGTGGAATACGGCCGCGCTTGATTTCTTCTTTACGTGCCATTTCAGCACCGCCAAGACGTCCTGAGGTGATAATACGCACACCTTTTACATCGCGGTTCGCCATCACCTTTTCTGCAGTCATCTTCATAACACGGCGGAATGGCATACGCTTTTCGAGACCTTCTACTACCATTTGACCCACGATTGACGCACTTGTCTCAGGAGAGCGAATTTCCTCGATATCAATCTTTATGTCTGGTTTCTCAGTGAGTTTGAGTGTGCGGAGAAGCATGTCTACTTCTTTACGAAGTTTTGTTGCTCCTTCTCCACTACGGCCAATGATAAGGCCAGGGCGTGAAGTACTGATGATAACGCGAAAGACCTTTTCGTTGCGCTCAATCTCAACATTAGCGATGTGCATACCGCGCAACTTCTTTGCGAGATACTTACGCACTGCACCGTCGGTACGAATGTACTCACGGTACTTCTTTGGATCAGCAGCAAACCATCGTGACTTCCAGTCACGGATGACTCCGAGGCGCTGTACGTATGGGTGTGCGACGTGTGTCATGGTAGTGATTACAATTAAAATTAAGAACGATTACTTGGTGCTCAGTTCAACCTTAATATGGCTGTTGCGCTTGTTGATGCGTGCGGCAGTACCACGAGCACGTGGCATAAAACGCTTCAACACCGTACCCTTATCAACCGCGATTGACTTCACAATCAAGCGTGATACATCCGCTCCTTGAGACTTTGCGTTTGCCTCAGCAGACTTGATGAGTTTGGTAAAAGGAAGTGCAGCACGCTTATTGACGAAGGTAAGCATATCGAGTGCCTTCTTGACATCTTTGCCACGTACGAGGTCTGCAATGAGACGTACTTTACGTGGTGATTGACGATAGTTTTTGAGTATTGCTTTCATATGAGAGACTATTTCTTAGCGGGGGCTACTTTTGCGGCCTTTGCTGCTGCTACCTCTGCGTCCTTTCGCTTCGTCTCGAGTTCCTTTTGCATCTTTCCTCCGTGACGGATGAATTTCTTTGTTGGTGAAAATTCGCCAAGACGATGCCCTACCATCTCTTCAACAATAAGTACCTCAACATGGGTCTTGCCGTTATGGACACCAAACGTGAATCCCAACATTTCTGGAGTGATTACAGACGCACGGTCCCACACTTTAATAACACCAGTATCAACTGCCTTCTTACCCTGAACTTTCTTCAGGATTTTTTCATTTACATATGGTCCTTTATATAGTGATCGTGACATAACTCAAAAAGCGCGTGAACGCATAATAAGGTTGCTCTTACCAATAAAATGGCCTAATATAGCCACTTTGGTGAGAACCTCGTGTAACAACAGGTAACGGCCAGTGCTAAACGAAGTACCCACAAATGTGTATGTTGCATCACCCACCAGGGTGCATACACATGGGAGTTCTGAACGAGGGCTATAGTACGCGAAAGCCTGTTGAATGTCAAATGTATGTACGTATTATGAACGACATCGTAAGTCGCTCATAATCTCTCAAAACTAATGCGCTGTTTATAATAGTTGTTTAGTATAGATTTATGAACACAAAACCCCGCGCCGGAGGTGCGGGGTTTTGTTGATTTCTCTGAAAATATTACTTTCCAGAGTTTGCCATGAGTTTACCTGGCTTTCGGCGGGTAACAATGAAAGTGTTTGAGTACTTTCGTGGCTTGCGGGTCTTTTGGCCCTTGCCTGTTGGACGTCCTTGCTTGGTGCGGGCGTGCTTGTGTCCACGAGGAGCACGTCCTTCACCTCCTCCGTATGGATGGTCAACAGCGTTTCGAGCTGATCCACGAGTCTTTGGACGAAGTCCAAGTTTTCGTGCGCGACCAGCCTTTCCGAGAGTAATCAAACGATATTCTTCGTTCGATACCGCTCCGATAGTTGCCCATGCAGTAGAGATGATG
This window encodes:
- the rplX gene encoding 50S ribosomal protein L24 translates to MKIKKGDTVLVTAGKDKGKEGKVMISFPRQMKVLIEGVNISKRHQKAKRRGTLGQIIEKPMPIPVSNVAFKDAKTGKPVRVGYITEGEGDAAKKVRVARPTGTKI
- the rplN gene encoding 50S ribosomal protein L14, with amino-acid sequence MIQPQSIVKITDNSGGKIGRVFKVLGGSKKRTAELGELVVLSVQTAEPRKPVKKKDIVYGVVVRQVKPFRRKDGSYVSFDDNAVVLVDKEKKEPKANRVFGPIPRELGEAGYQKIVSLAPEVV
- the rpsQ gene encoding 30S ribosomal protein S17, translated to MATETTTETTLAGGRVLRGTVVSIKMTDTITVAVERYVMHPKYKKFMRRTKKYLVDDKGNTAKEGDLVEIRETRPLSKRKHFELVKG
- the rpmC gene encoding 50S ribosomal protein L29, with the translated sequence MTELQKKTDGDLVQFINEKREELRKLRFGVTGSGMRNTRSIRAIRHEIAQALTELRTRAKA
- the rplP gene encoding 50S ribosomal protein L16, with protein sequence MLFPKKVKHRKWQTGRKHPDRLNAPETRGITVAFGAFGLKAQTQSRVKSNQIEAARRVISRTLGKTGKIWIRIFPDKPVTKKAAEVPMGKGKGDLDHYMFDVRPGRILFEIDGVSEVVAREALRKAAAKLPLKAKVVTREETTV
- the rpsC gene encoding 30S ribosomal protein S3; translated protein: MTHVAHPYVQRLGVIRDWKSRWFAADPKKYREYIRTDGAVRKYLAKKLRGMHIANVEIERNEKVFRVIISTSRPGLIIGRSGEGATKLRKEVDMLLRTLKLTEKPDIKIDIEEIRSPETSASIVGQMVVEGLEKRMPFRRVMKMTAEKVMANRDVKGVRIITSGRLGGAEMARKEEIKRGRIPLQTLRADIDFSRETATLPYGAIGVKVWIYRGDIFADRTANTDERSTAQRERRTRNQA
- the rplV gene encoding 50S ribosomal protein L22, giving the protein MKAILKNYRQSPRKVRLIADLVRGKDVKKALDMLTFVNKRAALPFTKLIKSAEANAKSQGADVSRLIVKSIAVDKGTVLKRFMPRARGTAARINKRNSHIKVELSTK
- the rpsS gene encoding 30S ribosomal protein S19 codes for the protein MSRSLYKGPYVNEKILKKVQGKKAVDTGVIKVWDRASVITPEMLGFTFGVHNGKTHVEVLIVEEMVGHRLGEFSPTKKFIRHGGKMQKELETKRKDAEVAAAKAAKVAPAKK